tagggcttgTTGGCATTTTTAATGTCACTTTGGCAAATGATAAAGTCCAATAAGGCTGCAAGTCATGGAAGTCTTTATTTCTATGAATTTCCTGTTCAGGGCATAGGGTTGGAGAGATTAGCAATTTTTTATTATGGTTTCATATATCCATTTTCTGTACTTGCATACACGCGTGTAGATGATGGGGTCGAAGGGTGGATGACAAGGGAAATAATCTGAGGACACCAGGCCTTGCAGGGAACCTTGGCAAACCAGCGGACTCCCGGAGTCACcctggagaggagagagcagattaGCTTTGGTTTCAAAATAACCAGCAATGAGGTCCCACAGACACCAGGCTTCTCAGGCCTTTATCCCACCAGAACACAGCCTACCACCTGGCCAATAGGAAGAGACTCATTGTCTCCGCGGACCAATGGCAGAGCAGGAATGAATGCTATCAAGGAGAGGACCAACCAGGTTTTTGGAAGACATTGGCTTGAGCCCTAGTCAATCAcaggaagggggcggggcttcCAGGATGTCCGAGCCCCATTTAATTTGTCAAGCCCCTGGGAGAGGAAGCATTACCTCCAGGGAATCCCATACATTGCCTTCCCCAGGGATGGGGGACAGGGTAGTCCTGGAAACCAGAGGCGGGACCAATGCCCTAATTTGCAGGCTCTAGTGCAAAAGAAAAGTTCGGATCACCAGGTTCAAATATAGGAAGTTTAAGAAAAGCGAGTGTGTTAAACCAAGTGAGGGACTGTCCGGAGTTTGCGACTCTGTATCCCTGCACAGTTTGCAGAATTATGCATCAGTCCCTCAGTGGGGGACTAGGGGGAACCCCCCATTTTTGGGACATTCAACCCTGTACCATCACCTCTCTTCCTAACACACACCATTTCACCACCCCTGAAAGCTGAGAGTGCAGATGTGAGCAAAGATAGTGGGGGTAcaaagagggaagaggggggagagaggggagggaagggaagggaagggaagggaagggaagggaagggaagggaagggaagggaagggaagggaagggaaggagaattgTTGGGGATTgggaaagatggagaaaatgaaaagattgacagagacaggagagagagagagagagagagagagagagagagagagagagagatcccaacaCAGAGAGAACCCAGAGGAAACCAGGTGTGAAGAGAGGTGCGGGGAGCTGGTTCGGGGAGACAGAGAGGACGTTACAGAGATGAGGAAGGGAGAACAAAGAGGAGGGGCTCCTTCTTTCTTCAGAATTAGAACGGGATACACAGACATAGAAGCAGGACATGAGCCTCAGGCACATGCGGTGATTGCCTTTTAAAGCACGTTTTAAAACTCAAATTtaagatgaaaaaacaaaaacccactagGAACCTGTTATTCCAGTTTTAGATAAAGACAGGGTCATTACCGTGCTGTTCTAAACCATATAGGAGCCCGAAGCAAATGGAAAATCCAGCCCATTCTGGCCGCTTTTTTTTGTTGAAAATTCTGATGCTTTGCTCAtcatggattattttttaaatatttcattggaATATGATGTATCCTGGTCCCTGAGCTTCTGGTGtgcccttaaagcagtggttctcaaccttctggccctttaaatacagttcctcatgttgtgacccaaccctaaagttattttcgttgctacttcatcactgtaatgtcgctactgttatgaatcgtcatgtaaatatctgatctgcaggatggtcttaggcgacccctgtgaaagggtcgttcgaccgccaaaggggtcgcgacccacaggttgagaaccgctgccttaaagctTGTGCTTGTAGCCAGTGTCTCACTGCCCGCCCCCTAGTCCCAGCCCCATTTCCCACCCCCAGTTTCTATCCTTCAGCTCTGTGCCCGCCCCCACGGCCACGCAGGCCCCCGTGGGATCCCACCGGGACCCGGGCAGAGAACTGAGTAGACAGAGCCAGGAAAGTGGGGCTGGTAAGGTGTGAGGGAAGGCTCAGCACCAGGGTCAGGCCCCGGGACACTGGATGGAGGGGgacgcaggggaggaggggactcACTTTGCAGGCGAAGGAGGATCTGCTGGGCGGAGCAGCACAGATGGTGAATTTCCTCAACAGGGTCGGGTAAACCTGCTTGCAGTCGTTGTAGGGGATGATCCTGACATTCGAGCACATGAGCGCAGCTGGGTTTCTCACTGCTGGGGAAGTGAGCGGGAAGTCAGGGGCTGGGTCGGGTGGACCTGTGGGTGCTGATGTGAAAGAATGGGGACCCTGGCTATTGAAGGAGGGTGGGCAGGGTGACTCCATACTACGGTCCTGAAAAGGTCCCATGGGACTGCtggttctgagggaggaaggggctggtGTCTGAACTCCTGGGTTTGAGGGTGGGGGGTGCTGAGGCCAGGACTCCTCTGTTTAAGGGAGGAGGCATCTGCAGGCCAAAAGTGGATggtctggccctaaccggtttggctcagaggatagagcatcggcctgtggactgaagggtcctgggttcgattccggtcaagggcatgtaccttggttgtgagcacatccccggtgggaggtgtgcaggaggcagctgatggatgtttctctctcatcgatgtttctaactctctatccctctcccttcctctctgtaaaaaaatcgataaaatatattttttaagaaattgtggTTGGTATGAtggtggagggggctgagggctCGGGCACCTGGGTCTGCATGAGGACATGGCGGGGCTCTAACCTTGGTCTTGGGGACGGAGGCCTGGGATCCGAGGCTtatgggatgggggaggggtgtctaCAGGTCAGGGCTCCTGGgtctggctgagggaggaggggtttGTGGGTCTGAGATCTTAGGTTTGTTACCTGTATCCTGTGTCTTAGACAAAAAGGGAGCCGTGGGCTGACCTATTCCTGGGCCTCAGGGGGCGGCCTTACCTCCATCCATCGTGGTGCTGCCCCAGCCAGAGACGGTACAAGTGGTGccaggctgtttgcagctggaggGCACCTTCATGATCCTCACGGTGGGCGAAAGCTTGGCCGGGCTGCTCAGCTTCAGCAGCATGATGTTGTGAACATTTGTGGTTACGTCATACCGGGGGTGGGTGAAGAACTCTGTGGCCCTGATCTTCTGGGCATTTCTATCGACTAGAAGATTAGTGCCTATTTGCACAATGTActctcttggaaaaaaaaaaaggcaacattgAGTGGGAGACACTGGGATTGAGAAAGAGGGACATAGACCCAGAGTTAGGGGGACAgaagccgagagagagagagagagagagagagagagagagagagagagagagagatcccttTGGCTCGCCTGTCCGGTACCTCGAGTAGCAGTCAGCGACGGTGAGCACCCACTTCTCGTGGACCAGCACGCCTGCACACAGGAACACATTGTTGTGGTACAGGGCCACCTGCCAGGGTTGGGCGCCACTTGGACATTGATTTCCATTAATGATCCTCTCCCCGGTATCCTGGGCTGGATGGAGACCTGGGGAGAGCGTGGGTAGCGGGCCTCAGGGGATGGATGCCCAGAGAcagtgatggagagagagacagacagacagacagaggggcGTGGAGAAGGGCAGAGGCAGACACGGAGCCCAGGGCAGAGGCTGCTGCAGACGGAGATGGAGAGAGACGGAGGGAGCCGGCTCAGAAGCCCAGGGCAGCAGCTGGTCTGGAGGCAGCCCCAGCTTCTGATGAGAGAGACACTGAGGGTGGGAAGCAGCCTGGAGggcacccagagcccaggagtcaggagggagcaggaagaaaGGGGCCACAGGCCAGGGGGCGGGTCTCCATGGGAGGAGGCTGCTGCAGGGGAGGGTCCTGACTCAGGGGCTCCTTGGAGAGAgggggcctggagaggggaggtgggggactgTCAGGCCCAAGGGCAGGAGCAGGACTCCCAGGCTGGTCCTCACCTTCTTCTTCAGCAGATCCCAGGGGGAAGGACAGCAGTAGGAGCagcagggcctggagcaggggacCTGCCAtgtgccctctctgagcctctgtggctgccacagAGGAAGGGCCGTCTGTGCTGGGGCTGGCAAGACAGAAAGTTCAGGAAGCAGGACTCCTGGTCTCCAGGTCCCTTCTCTTTGctcagacccaggagccaccacctcccccctcagacccaggagccccagtctgcacccacctcctccctctctagACCCACAAGTCCAGGCCAGAGACAGCCTTCCATGCAGAGCACCTAATGATCaggctttctctccctccccattttAATTCTATGTCCCAAGTTCCTTTAAGGTAAAAGATCCAAAACTGCAGACCTCCAGCCCCTCCTTCTCACAACCAGATATTGGGCCTCTACTGCTCTGCCCTCAAGAGCAAGAGCCAGCTGTCCCTCCAGATGCACCTGTCCCACCCCCCATGGGGTTTCCTCTCACCTGCAGGGGGTCTGGTCTGGTCTGGGCTGGTCTTCAGTCTGGGTTGGGATTCAACCGTGTCCAGCCCTGTGCAGAATGGCCCTCTTATAGCCACCCGCCCCACTCCAACTCTCAGGGTCCTGGAGTTCAGCGAACCCAGCTCTGGGGTCACCTACCTGCATTTGCTCTTATCTGGAACCTGGAGGCAGCTAAACCCATATGCCCGCACTCTACCTCCACCCTCATTCCTGAGGCCAGGTCAGAGGCTTGGCCCCAGCATGTCCCAGCTCCACCATCCCCCTGGCAGCTATGAAGGGTGTGACCAGGTACTGGCGCTGAGGGGCAGGACCAGGAGTCCAGGATGGACTGTGCCCTGGGTCCTCCTCTGTGGCCACTTTTCTTGCCCTCAGCCCCTGTCAGGGGTGGCCTAGACCTTATCCCGTGACTCTGAGCAGCTTGTGGGAACTTGTCAGGCTGAATCCCAGTCATGTCTTTGAGCTTGAACTCAACCCTAATATTGGGGTATggatctaaagcagcggttctcaacctgtgcatcacgacccctttggcggtcgaacgaccctttcacaggggtcgcctaagaccatcctgcctatcagatacttacattatgattcctaacagtagcaacattacagttatgaagtagcaacgaaaataattttatggttgggtcacaacatgaggaactgtatttaaagggccagaaggttgagaaccacggatcTAAAGAAAGGCTTTCTTAACTTCCCCTACTAAATACGTACTGTTTTTCACATAGTCTGTGTCTCATATTGATAGGGAATTtgtggactggaacccggattctttgtccgccagaaTCAAAGATGAATCAAcgggtatagcaaaggtggagattcattgaagaacaagtacagactcccaggtggggagggggaaagggtcccactgagttccttttccctgtggcttataaagactgcagatcctggtgccttgatatcccctctgattggtcactagacctttagactggttactatagtaactcctgggctcaaaggtggAGGCTCACATGAGACACGTGAggttctctcccccctccttccctattgttttcctattccctttgggctttctgcTCCTCTTTCTGAATGAAGGGATTccatctctttatttt
This is a stretch of genomic DNA from Myotis daubentonii chromosome 15, mMyoDau2.1, whole genome shotgun sequence. It encodes these proteins:
- the LOC132217271 gene encoding kallikrein-7-like, whose product is MDVEGWKSRTPWGSKCKGVWGLDISVPSTDGPSSVAATEAQRGHMAGPLLQALLLLLLSFPLGSAEEEAQDTGERIINGNQCPSGAQPWQVALYHNNVFLCAGVLVHEKWVLTVADCYSREYIVQIGTNLLVDRNAQKIRATEFFTHPRYDVTTNVHNIMLLKLSSPAKLSPTVRIMKVPSSCKQPGTTCTVSGWGSTTMDGVRNPAALMCSNVRIIPYNDCKQVYPTLLRKFTICAAPPSRSSFACKGDSGSPLVCQGSLQGLVSSDYFPCHPPFDPIIYTRVCKYRKWIYETIIKNC